One Triticum dicoccoides isolate Atlit2015 ecotype Zavitan chromosome 5B, WEW_v2.0, whole genome shotgun sequence genomic window carries:
- the LOC119310693 gene encoding uncharacterized protein LOC119310693, translating into MIVPRAPCSRSGLNLPYQGSFVEAAATLVLFLIFRSLCSGRKGKAKPVSGTLLFGTCHPLSSAPVRICPVRRVSQCVSVLYFTRVCVCFGSGASPWMLKTMRSTYLFFMKFSQASNMR; encoded by the exons ATGATTGTACCCCGTGCTCCCTGCTCCAGATCTGG CTTGAATCTGCCATATCAAGGATCCTTTGTTGAAGCTGCAGCCACACTG GTTTTGTTTCTCATCTTTAGAAGTCTTTGTAGTGGAAGGAAGGGCAAGGCAAAACCTGTCTCAG GTACCTTGTTGTTTGGAACATGTCATCCCTTGAGCTCGGCACCTGTTCGCATATGCCCTGTTCGAAGAGTGAGTCAGTGCGTGTCCGTGCTCTATtttacgcgcgtgtgtgtgtgttttggtTCAGGTGCAAGCCCATGGATGCTGAAGACTATGAGGAGTACATACCTCTTCTTTATGAAGTTCTCGCAGGCCAGCAACATGAGGTGA